In Variovorax paradoxus, a single genomic region encodes these proteins:
- a CDS encoding NADH:flavin oxidoreductase/NADH oxidase: protein MSDSLPLLFQPLQLRGLTLANRVVISPMCQHAAERGHATPWHMVHLGKFALGGAGLILTESTAVDPRGRIGTADLGLWNDNQIAPLKAVVDFVHAQGSAIGVQLAHAGRKAGSEPLWEGGAALDDARMAADEEPWERLGPSALAAGPGWSAPRALDANGVASVVKHFVDATLRADKAGFDVVELHFGHGYLVASFLSSNANHRGDALGGSRDNRMWLALEIAQRVRAAWPAHKPLFCRLSAVDGTLDGWSLDDSVVLARELKRCGVDVIDCSSGGLTEETRALPVPRGLGFQVPFSARIRREAQVPTQAVGMIVDAEQAEAVLAAGDADLIALGREALFDPYWPHHAAAALGADPGYQRWPVRHGVWLAKRAPGLARARAEAAAASNNNQETSTQ, encoded by the coding sequence ATGTCCGACTCTCTTCCCCTGCTGTTCCAGCCTTTGCAACTGCGCGGCCTCACGCTGGCCAACCGCGTCGTCATCTCGCCCATGTGCCAGCACGCCGCCGAGCGCGGCCATGCCACGCCGTGGCACATGGTGCACCTGGGCAAGTTCGCGCTCGGCGGGGCGGGGCTGATCCTCACCGAAAGCACGGCGGTCGATCCGCGCGGGCGCATCGGCACGGCCGACCTCGGCCTGTGGAACGACAACCAGATCGCGCCGCTGAAGGCCGTGGTCGACTTCGTGCATGCGCAGGGCAGCGCCATCGGCGTGCAACTGGCGCATGCGGGCCGCAAGGCCGGCAGCGAGCCGCTGTGGGAAGGCGGCGCGGCGCTCGATGACGCGCGCATGGCCGCCGACGAAGAGCCATGGGAGCGCCTCGGGCCCAGCGCCCTCGCGGCCGGGCCGGGCTGGTCGGCGCCGCGCGCGCTCGACGCCAACGGCGTCGCCTCGGTCGTGAAGCATTTCGTCGACGCGACGCTGCGCGCCGACAAGGCGGGCTTCGACGTGGTCGAGCTGCACTTCGGGCACGGCTACCTCGTCGCGAGTTTTCTGTCGTCCAACGCCAACCACCGTGGCGACGCGCTCGGCGGCAGCCGCGACAACCGCATGTGGCTCGCGCTGGAAATCGCGCAGCGCGTGCGCGCCGCATGGCCGGCGCACAAGCCGCTGTTCTGCCGCCTGTCGGCGGTGGACGGCACGCTCGACGGCTGGAGCCTCGACGATTCCGTGGTGCTCGCGCGCGAGCTCAAGCGCTGCGGCGTCGACGTGATCGATTGCTCGTCGGGCGGCCTCACCGAAGAGACGCGCGCGCTGCCGGTGCCGCGCGGGCTGGGCTTCCAGGTGCCGTTCTCGGCGCGCATCCGGCGCGAGGCGCAGGTGCCCACGCAGGCCGTGGGAATGATCGTCGACGCCGAGCAGGCCGAAGCCGTGCTCGCCGCCGGCGACGCCGACCTGATCGCGCTCGGGCGCGAGGCGCTCTTCGACCCCTACTGGCCGCACCACGCGGCCGCCGCGCTCGGCGCGGACCCCGGCTACCAACGCTGGCCCGTGCGCCACGGCGTGTGGCTGGCCAAGCGCGCCCCGGGCCTGGCGCGTGCGCGGGCCGAAGCGGCGGCGGCATCCAACAACAACCAGGAGACAAGCACGCAATGA
- a CDS encoding DMT family transporter, with the protein MTPTSAARAPAPAPGATPAAVQGWMLLAMVLWGVNVSAVKALTTSFESLPLASLRMVVACLALSAIVLWRRGGVPALGARQLAAMTGCAFLMVYANQILFAQGLLRSTATNGALIMALSPLVSALMAALVFRERFTPRRMLGVALGFAGVAAVVLSHPGAGLSRAGIGDLMLALAVVSFAVGGVGVQRLARQIDPLSISWVIYMIGTAMLVLHTLLGPSRLGTAELFPGAWPWALVLFSGIAATAAGNLIWNRAISVIGVARTAVFLYWVPVFGVAFAALLLGEVLTWWHLFGFVAVMSGTWLGTRPAATTTAP; encoded by the coding sequence GTGACACCCACCTCCGCCGCGCGCGCACCCGCGCCGGCACCCGGCGCGACACCCGCCGCCGTGCAGGGCTGGATGCTCCTGGCGATGGTGCTGTGGGGCGTGAACGTGTCCGCCGTGAAGGCGCTCACCACGTCCTTCGAGTCGCTGCCGCTGGCCTCGCTGCGCATGGTGGTGGCATGCCTGGCGCTGTCGGCCATCGTGCTGTGGCGCCGGGGCGGCGTGCCCGCGCTCGGCGCGCGGCAGCTTGCGGCCATGACGGGCTGCGCGTTCCTCATGGTCTACGCCAACCAGATCCTGTTCGCGCAGGGCCTGCTGCGCTCCACCGCCACCAACGGCGCGCTCATCATGGCGCTGAGCCCGCTGGTGTCGGCGCTCATGGCCGCGCTGGTGTTCCGCGAGCGCTTCACGCCCCGGCGCATGCTGGGCGTGGCGCTGGGCTTCGCGGGCGTGGCGGCCGTGGTGCTGAGCCACCCCGGCGCGGGCCTTTCGCGCGCCGGCATCGGCGACCTGATGCTGGCGCTGGCGGTGGTGAGCTTCGCCGTGGGCGGCGTGGGCGTGCAGCGGCTCGCGCGGCAGATCGATCCGCTGTCGATCAGCTGGGTGATCTACATGATCGGCACCGCCATGCTGGTGCTGCATACCTTGCTCGGCCCTTCGCGGCTGGGCACCGCCGAGCTGTTCCCCGGCGCATGGCCGTGGGCGCTGGTGCTGTTCTCCGGCATTGCCGCCACGGCGGCCGGCAACCTCATCTGGAACCGTGCGATCTCCGTCATCGGCGTGGCGCGCACGGCCGTCTTTCTCTACTGGGTGCCGGTGTTCGGCGTCGCCTTCGCGGCGCTGCTGCTGGGCGAAGTGCTGACGTGGTGGCACCTCTTCGGCTTCGTCGCCGTGATGAGCGGCACCTGGCTCGGCACGCGGCCCGCCGCGACTACCACCGCGCCCTGA